Proteins encoded within one genomic window of Balaenoptera ricei isolate mBalRic1 chromosome 10, mBalRic1.hap2, whole genome shotgun sequence:
- the ASB8 gene encoding ankyrin repeat and SOCS box protein 8 isoform X3 gives MVSDADCVELLLEKGAEVNALDGYNRTALHYAAEKDEACVEVLLEYGANPNALDGNRDTPLHWAAFKNNAECVRALLESGASVNALDYNNDTPLSWAAMKGNLESVSILLDYGAEVRVINLKGQTPISRLVALLVRGLGTEKEDSCFELLHRAVGHFELRKNGTMPREVAKDQQLCEKLTVLCSAPGTLKTLSRYAVRRSLGLQYLPDAVKGLPLPASLKEYVLLVE, from the coding sequence GTGAATGCCCTGGATGGTTATAACCGAACAGCCCTCCACTATGCAGCCGAGAAAGATGAGGCTTGTGTGGAGGTCCTGTTGGAATATGGTGCAAACCCCAATGCACTGGACGGCAACCGAGACACCCCACTTCACTGGGCAGCCTTTAAGAACAATGCCGAGTGTGTGCGGGCCCTCCTAGAGAGCGGGGCCTCTGTCAACGCCCTGGATTACAACAATGACACCCCGCTCAGCTGGGCTGCCATGAAGGGAAATCTGGAGAGCGTCAGCATCCTTCTTGATTATGGTGCAGAGGTCAGAGTCATCAACCTAAAAGGCCAGACGCCCATCTCCCGCCTGGTGGCTCTGCTAGTCAGGGGACTTGGAACAGAGAAAGAGGACTCTTGCTTTGAGCTCCTCCACAGAGCTGTGGGACACTTCGAATTAAGGAAAAATGGCACCATGCCACGAGAAGTGGCCAAAGACCAGCAGCTATGTGAAAAACTGACTGTTCTGTGCTCAGCCCCAGGGACCCTCAAAACCCTCTCTCGCTATGCTGTGCGCCGGAGCCTGGGACTCCAGTACCTGCCGGATGCGGTGAAGGGCCTTCCGCTGCCAGCTTCTCTGAAGGAATACGTGTTACTCGTAGAATAG